From Solanum lycopersicum chromosome 8, SLM_r2.1, the proteins below share one genomic window:
- the LOC138338048 gene encoding uncharacterized protein encodes MRVTDDPLIPVMQGDEGKVIPKSNAQYGEVDYKMLEKNAKAKCILVCALGPNEYSHISGCTTTKQIWGILVNAQEGTPQLRKFGIARLCTKYEAFKMESGESLQDIITRFIIIVNGVVSLGKIC; translated from the coding sequence atgagaGTTACTGATGATCCTCTTATTCCTGTGATGCAGGGTGATGAAGGAAAAGTCATTCCAAAGTCCAATGCTCAATATGGAGAAGTTGATTATAAAATGCTCGAAAAGAATGCTAAAGCTAAGTGCATCCTTGTATGTGCACTTGGACCTAATGAATATAGTCACATCTCTGGGTGTACTACAACGAAACAAATTTGGGGCATACTGGTAAATGCACAAGAAGGAACTCCCCAATTAAGAAAATTTGGAATTGCTAGACTATGCACTAAATATGAAGCATTTAAAATGGAGAGTGGTGAATCACTTCAAGATATTATAACTAGATTCATTATTATTGTGAATGGAGTGGTGTCTTTAGGGAAGATATGTTAG
- the LOC101264353 gene encoding probable protein phosphatase 2C 72, translating to MGICISSESFEIQPVGFGNENVVHYDDNNINENQCVIGSVFSQQGNKGINQDSAILYQRYGVENGVFGGVFDGHGENGHIVSKFVMTKLPSLLLKLTFSLPKIFSVKQNVMRRNFNKWKKVCWSSFMVMDKDIKSLENLDCSFSGTTAVVAIRQDDDLVIANLGDSRAVLGRKTEEGVIEAVQLTTDLKPSLTSEVERIRRCGGRVFARKEEPHIQRVYLPNEDVPGLAMTRSYGDLMLKYFGIISEPDVSYHHITPNDQFVVLATDGVWDVLSNDQVVSIVCATNNAAAAAETVVQASLDAWKQRFPNSKRDDSTVICLYLQQGASLKNGT from the exons ATGGGAATCTGCATATCCTCTGAATCTTTTGAGATTCAACCTGTTGGTTTTGGTAATGAAAATGTTGTTCATTATGATGATAACAACATTAATGAGAACCAATGTGTAATTGGTTCTGTTTTTTCTCAACAAGGAAATAAAGGAATCAATCAAGATTCTGCTATTCTCTATCAG CGCTATGGTGTAGAAAATGGAGTTTTTGGCGGAGTTTTTGATGGACATGGAGAGAATGGACACATAGTAAGCAAGTTTGTTATGACTAAGTTGCCATCTTTGCTGCTGAAACTTACATTTTCTCTGCCAAAAATCTTTTCTGTGAAACAAAATGTGATGAGAAGGAATTTTAACAAGTGGAAAAAGGTTTGTTGGAGTTCCTTTATGGTGATGGATAAAGATATTAAAAGTCTTGAAAATTTGGACTGTTCTTTCAGTGGAACAACTGCTGTGGTTGCTATAAGACAG GATGATGATCTAGTTATCGCCAACCTAGGAGATTCTCGAGCTGTACTAGGAAGAAAGACAGAGGAGGGAGTAATTGAGGCTGTTCAGTTAACTACGGATTTGAAGCCTAGTCTGACTT CTGAAGTAGAAAGAATAAGGAGGTGTGGTGGCAGAGTTTTTGCACGGAAAGAAGAGCCACATATCCAGAGAGTGTATTTACCCAATGAAGATGTTCCTGGTTTGGCCATGACAAGATCATATGGGGATTTAATGCTAAAATATTTCGGCATAATCTCCGAGCCTGATGTCTCTTATCACCACATTACTCCGAATGACCAGTTTGTTGTTCTAGCAACTGATGGG gtGTGGGATGTGCTGAGCAATGATCAAGTCGTTTCCATAGTGTGTGCAACAAATAATGCAGCAGCAGCGGCAGAGACAGTAGTACAAGCTTCGTTAGATGCATGGAAACAGAGGTTTCCTAACAGCAAGAGAGATGACAGCACTGTCATTTGCCTCTACTTGCAACAAGGTGCTTCTCTGAAGAATGGTACTTGA